The region CATTTCAGCTTCTACTGCAAGCACAAGATGTTCATATGCACGAAAAATTTCCAAGGTGTAACAAAGCAAAGGCTTGCCGCGCAAAAGCAAATATTGCTTTGGCTTGTTCGCTTCCATTCGCTTTCCAATTCCAGCAGCGGGAATAATAATGGCTCGTGACATAGGCTGACTCAATTAAGAACTAAAGCCCTCGAACTCAAGGGGAAATCATACTAAACCGAAGCGCTTGTGAGTGATAAGAGTGTGTTTGGAAACACTCCGCAGACCAACAAGGCAAAAAGGCAAATGGCCAACACCACCAGCACAAAGGGATGAATAGGCACTTTGTCGGCTTCGCTGTCTTTGGCTTCATGGAAGTACATCACCACAATGGGGCGCAAATAATAGTATGCAGACATGGCAGAATTCAGCAAAGCCACTACGACAAGCCATACAAAACCAGCTGAAAGCGCTTCGCTAAAGAGATAGTATTTTGCAAAGAAGCCAAGTGTTGGAGGAAAACCGGCAAGGGAAAGGAAAAAGATTACTGCCACCGCAGCAAGAGCTGGTCGCTTTCTGGCAAAGCCTGCAAGATGATAGATATCAGCAGATTCACTTTTGCCTTGAGCAATACACACCACCGCAAAAGCACCGGCCGTCATAAAAATATAAGAAATAAGATAGAATAAAAGCGCCGGCGCAATCTGCGCATAATGCGTGCCGAGAAGAGGAAACGCGACCAACAGGTAGCCCACATGCGCGATGGAAGAATACGCAAGCAAGCGTTTGAGATTGTCTTGTGCAATGGCGCCAAGGTTTCCCACAAACATTGTTGCTACTGCGATAATCCATATTGCTTGCACGTAAAGGCTTCCAGCCTGCACCAACACTGTACTTGCCACGCGGATGAACGCAAAAAAAGCCGCCACTTTTACCGCCATGGCCATAAACGCCGTAACAGGAGTGGGCGAGCCTTCATACACATCCGGCGCCCAAAAGTGAAACGGAACTGCAGAAACTTTGAAGCCAAAACCAATCAAGAGCAAGCCAATGCCCAGCAAAAAGTAGAGTCTATGTCCACCCAACAAAATGGGCTGAGCCATATGCGACAAGGTTTGCAGGTCGAGCGTTCCAGCGCTGCCGTAAAGAAAAGCAATGCCCATCACCATAAACGCCGAGGCAAATGCGCCGTTGATAAAATATTTCAGAGCCGCTTCGTTGCTTTCCACCCGAATGCGAAAATATCCTGCAAGCACGTACACCGCAATGGACATGGTTTCTAGGCCAACAAAGAACGTGATGAGATCGGAAGCTGCAATCATGGCTCCCATGCCAATAACCGACATCAGCAAAAGGGCGAAGTATTCGCAGCGAATCATTTTGCGTTCAGCCAAATAGGAATAGGAAAGCAAAAGTGAAAAAAGCAGCGCCAACAGTGTCGCCATCCATCCCAAAAAACTAAAGCGGTCGAAGGAAAGCATGTACATCACTGAGCTTCCGCCTTGCAGCCACAATTTCCATGAAAGGAAAAAAGCAATCGCCATTCCAACAAGGCTCACCAAAAAAGAAAGCAAGCCTTTCTTTTCTTTGATGCTCGCACCCAACAAAAGAATGAAACTTGTTGCCACAAACAACACAAGCTGTGGAAGCGTTTTTACCAGAAGATCAAGATATGAACCTTCAGCTCCA is a window of Deltaproteobacteria bacterium CG11_big_fil_rev_8_21_14_0_20_42_23 DNA encoding:
- a CDS encoding NADH-quinone oxidoreductase subunit N; its protein translation is MMMATGAEGSYLDLLVKTLPQLVLFVATSFILLLGASIKEKKGLLSFLVSLVGMAIAFFLSWKLWLQGGSSVMYMLSFDRFSFLGWMATLLALLFSLLLSYSYLAERKMIRCEYFALLLMSVIGMGAMIAASDLITFFVGLETMSIAVYVLAGYFRIRVESNEAALKYFINGAFASAFMVMGIAFLYGSAGTLDLQTLSHMAQPILLGGHRLYFLLGIGLLLIGFGFKVSAVPFHFWAPDVYEGSPTPVTAFMAMAVKVAAFFAFIRVASTVLVQAGSLYVQAIWIIAVATMFVGNLGAIAQDNLKRLLAYSSIAHVGYLLVAFPLLGTHYAQIAPALLFYLISYIFMTAGAFAVVCIAQGKSESADIYHLAGFARKRPALAAVAVIFFLSLAGFPPTLGFFAKYYLFSEALSAGFVWLVVVALLNSAMSAYYYLRPIVVMYFHEAKDSEADKVPIHPFVLVVLAICLFALLVCGVFPNTLLSLTSASV